A portion of the Leptospira wolbachii serovar Codice str. CDC genome contains these proteins:
- a CDS encoding LemA family protein, translating to MTRMFRTVFLVSLMATLLTNCGYNRIQELDEEVTASWAEVLNQYKRRADLVPNLVSAVKGFANQEKDIMKGIADARARIGSIQATPELVNNPESLKQFDQAQGQLGSALSRLLMIQENYPQLKSDQHFSDLMAQLEGTENRITVARNRFIKSTKEYNVYIRQFPAVLTAKAFGYASKATFTVEDQKTIENAPKVEF from the coding sequence ATGACAAGAATGTTTCGAACCGTTTTTCTAGTTTCCCTTATGGCAACACTGCTTACCAACTGTGGTTACAACCGTATCCAAGAGTTGGATGAAGAAGTCACTGCTTCGTGGGCGGAAGTTCTCAACCAATACAAACGAAGAGCTGATTTAGTTCCCAATTTGGTTTCTGCAGTCAAAGGATTTGCAAATCAAGAAAAAGATATTATGAAAGGGATTGCCGACGCGAGAGCCAGAATTGGTTCTATCCAAGCAACTCCTGAACTTGTAAACAATCCTGAAAGTTTAAAACAATTTGATCAAGCGCAAGGCCAATTGGGTTCTGCATTGTCTAGACTTCTTATGATCCAAGAAAACTACCCACAATTAAAATCAGACCAACACTTTTCTGATTTAATGGCACAGTTGGAAGGAACAGAAAATAGAATCACAGTAGCGAGGAATCGCTTTATCAAATCAACGAAAGAATACAATGTATACATTCGCCAATTCCCAGCGGTTCTTACAGCCAAAGCATTTGGTTATGCTTCGAAAGCAACTTTCACAGTAGAAGACCAAAAGACGATTGAAAATGCTCCTAAAGTGGAATTCTAA
- a CDS encoding DUF1343 domain-containing protein gives MKFLKNINKLSGCKAAILTNQSAFGFRGKYHFQTYSEIFDLKTIILPEHGLFAELQDQVSGDELQYLFGGMQIVNLYGKEEKSLIPPRDTLTNVDVVIVDIKDVGSRYYTFLTTAYYILGEISRLKKETGKAPLLLVVDSPNPIGKKVEGTALQKEFESFVGVPSVLHRHGLTPGGLLSYYNETFQFKVDVVVVPVGVIHPKSLSHLEWVPPSPNIPTQNTCLVYPGMCLLEGTNLSEGRGTTKPFETFGAPYLLGKPKEELDKRMLSHQPGTYLLRNLRFLPTFHKYAGSICEGYQLMVLKPKQFHSLYFVLFFLKQLAELFPKDFEYLKGVYEFRSDRPAIELLTGDPILLDYLNGKLSDSDLEIYLKESEKRWVQTIKAFRY, from the coding sequence ATGAAGTTTTTAAAAAACATTAATAAGTTAAGCGGCTGTAAGGCGGCCATTCTTACCAACCAAAGTGCTTTCGGTTTTCGTGGAAAGTACCACTTCCAAACATATTCCGAAATTTTTGATCTAAAAACCATAATTTTACCAGAACATGGACTCTTCGCTGAGTTACAAGACCAGGTGAGTGGGGATGAACTGCAGTATCTCTTCGGTGGCATGCAGATTGTTAATCTTTATGGAAAAGAAGAAAAAAGTCTAATCCCTCCAAGAGATACTTTGACCAATGTTGATGTCGTTATTGTTGATATCAAAGATGTGGGTTCTCGTTATTATACTTTTTTAACTACCGCTTATTATATATTAGGTGAGATCTCACGTTTGAAAAAAGAAACGGGAAAGGCTCCCTTGCTTTTGGTGGTGGACTCTCCCAATCCCATAGGCAAAAAAGTAGAAGGCACTGCCCTACAAAAAGAATTTGAGTCCTTTGTGGGAGTACCATCTGTCTTACATAGACACGGACTGACACCTGGGGGACTATTATCTTATTACAATGAAACCTTTCAGTTTAAAGTGGATGTTGTCGTTGTACCTGTGGGTGTGATTCATCCAAAATCTTTATCGCATTTGGAGTGGGTTCCTCCTTCTCCGAATATTCCTACACAAAATACTTGTTTGGTGTATCCGGGAATGTGTTTGTTAGAAGGTACAAATCTTTCCGAAGGACGTGGGACTACCAAACCCTTCGAAACCTTTGGTGCTCCTTATCTTCTAGGCAAACCAAAAGAAGAATTGGACAAACGAATGTTGTCCCACCAACCGGGAACTTATCTTTTACGGAACTTACGTTTTTTACCCACCTTTCATAAATACGCGGGTTCGATTTGCGAAGGATACCAGTTGATGGTTTTAAAACCAAAACAGTTCCACTCTCTTTATTTTGTTTTATTTTTTTTGAAACAATTGGCGGAACTTTTTCCAAAAGATTTTGAATATTTAAAAGGCGTGTATGAGTTCCGTTCGGACAGGCCTGCCATCGAACTTCTAACGGGTGACCCCATTCTTTTAGACTATTTGAACGGAAAACTTTCTGATTCTGACCTGGAAATCTATTTAAAGGAATCAGAAAAACGTTGGGTACAGACCATAAAAGCCTTCCGTTATTAA
- a CDS encoding prephenate dehydrogenase, whose amino-acid sequence MNLNRVLIYGMGLMGGSLALSLRKKYPDVFITAVIRSEKSKITILEKSLANEVFLQKELTSPDWTLYDLVVFSTPVESILQIIPTLPKSGNTIFMDLGSTKETIVSAVEAYYGSNTHNYISTHPMCGSEQVGPEAAVPDLYADKLCILTPPQSASNESLEWVRVFWESVGSWTMEMDSKSHDETLANLSHLPHVVSTVLVNVAGANTTTMKEVLGSPKPITGGGFRDMSRIAGSNPDMWISIFKENKSFLYQSIDEFIHQLTEVRDLLKPDLPFDEGKIRKFWELALLNKEQIRKSK is encoded by the coding sequence ATGAACCTAAACCGGGTTTTGATTTATGGCATGGGGCTTATGGGTGGCTCCCTTGCTCTCTCGTTACGCAAAAAATATCCAGATGTTTTCATCACGGCTGTCATTCGTTCCGAAAAAAGTAAAATCACGATCCTCGAAAAGAGTTTAGCCAACGAAGTTTTTTTACAAAAAGAGTTAACATCACCAGATTGGACTCTCTACGATTTGGTTGTTTTTAGCACTCCGGTAGAATCTATTCTACAAATCATTCCCACTTTACCTAAATCGGGAAATACTATATTTATGGATTTAGGATCCACCAAAGAGACCATTGTTTCTGCGGTAGAGGCCTATTACGGTAGCAATACACATAATTATATTTCTACACATCCTATGTGCGGATCCGAACAAGTAGGTCCAGAGGCAGCAGTCCCTGATCTCTATGCAGATAAACTTTGTATTTTGACTCCTCCCCAATCGGCATCTAACGAAAGTTTGGAGTGGGTGCGTGTGTTTTGGGAATCGGTTGGATCTTGGACAATGGAGATGGATTCTAAATCTCACGATGAAACCTTGGCGAATTTATCCCATCTTCCCCATGTGGTCTCTACAGTTCTTGTGAATGTTGCAGGAGCTAACACAACTACTATGAAAGAGGTGTTGGGGAGTCCAAAACCAATCACTGGTGGTGGGTTTCGGGATATGTCAAGGATTGCCGGATCCAATCCCGATATGTGGATTTCCATTTTCAAAGAGAATAAGAGTTTTTTATACCAGTCGATCGATGAATTCATCCACCAGTTGACCGAGGTTCGTGATTTGTTGAAACCGGATCTTCCTTTTGACGAAGGGAAAATTCGAAAATTTTGGGAATTGGCATTATTAAACAAAGAACAGATTCGAAAATCAAAATGA
- the pheA gene encoding prephenate dehydratase: protein MSSAEEELKKLRAGIDSLDTEIIALIQKRAGFAQEIGRVKKESGGPIYRPDREKDVYEKVTKLSGGPLPSSVIRAIYREMMSGTIALEHPLKIGFLGPEGSFSHSAMRSKFGTSIDAAPQTSIPDVFRMVEEGKLDYGVVPVENSTEGQVSSTLDMFLETDLIVYSELYQRISFSLLGFETDLSAVKKIYGIRIGNEQCRNWISANLPNAEVVDTSSTAMAAKLVSERKDGLAIASKIAGEIYQLNVIAEGIEDYSGNTTRFLVIGKTESPKTKEDKTSIVFSIPNQTGSLFAILKTFNDVSVNLTKIESRPLKRNLWEYHFFVDFIGHKEDPKIAELLEKVKSQCTLFKLLGSYPTAGSFPT, encoded by the coding sequence ATGAGTAGTGCAGAAGAAGAATTAAAAAAACTCCGTGCTGGAATCGATTCATTAGACACTGAAATCATTGCACTCATTCAAAAACGGGCTGGTTTTGCACAAGAGATTGGACGTGTCAAAAAAGAATCCGGTGGTCCTATTTACCGACCGGATCGCGAAAAAGATGTATATGAGAAAGTAACCAAGTTATCGGGTGGACCACTTCCATCATCGGTGATTCGTGCGATCTATCGGGAGATGATGTCTGGAACCATCGCCTTAGAACACCCGTTAAAGATTGGATTTTTAGGACCCGAAGGAAGTTTTTCTCATTCTGCTATGCGTTCCAAATTTGGAACCTCTATCGATGCGGCCCCGCAAACTTCTATCCCCGATGTCTTTCGAATGGTAGAAGAGGGGAAGTTGGATTACGGAGTGGTTCCTGTAGAAAATTCGACAGAAGGCCAAGTGAGCTCCACTCTAGATATGTTTCTGGAAACAGATTTAATCGTATACTCAGAGTTATACCAAAGAATTTCCTTTTCTTTGCTCGGATTTGAAACCGATCTTTCTGCAGTTAAAAAAATCTATGGAATTCGGATTGGGAACGAACAGTGCCGCAATTGGATTTCGGCAAACCTTCCCAATGCAGAAGTAGTGGATACTTCTTCCACAGCTATGGCGGCAAAATTAGTTTCTGAAAGAAAAGACGGACTTGCCATTGCTTCAAAAATTGCCGGTGAAATTTATCAATTGAATGTGATAGCAGAAGGGATCGAAGACTATTCTGGAAACACTACAAGATTTTTGGTGATCGGTAAAACAGAATCACCTAAAACCAAAGAAGACAAAACTTCCATTGTGTTTTCGATTCCAAACCAAACGGGTTCTTTATTTGCTATTTTAAAAACCTTCAATGATGTGTCAGTCAACCTAACCAAAATTGAATCCAGGCCATTAAAACGAAACTTATGGGAGTACCATTTTTTCGTAGATTTTATTGGTCACAAAGAAGATCCAAAAATTGCAGAGCTTTTGGAAAAAGTAAAATCACAATGTACTCTGTTTAAACTACTCGGCTCCTATCCAACGGCTGGATCCTTTCCCACATGA
- the scpB gene encoding SMC-Scp complex subunit ScpB, which produces MEERTYTKGLLEALLFLSSDPIKLSALAKSAGIEKTEARELLDELILDYQEKEGGFLLREIAGGYQFITNQKYSEVLAHIFKDKKRETLSRGTLDTLAIIAYKQPITLTELDEIRGVSSRAMVASLMSKKLVKAVGQKEVPGRPTLYGTTNEFLLHFGLSKLTDLPTPVEVKELKFEEFSPESIIVTDETEMNPDFDLSTLPEELQDGA; this is translated from the coding sequence TTGGAAGAAAGAACTTATACCAAGGGCCTTCTTGAGGCGCTTCTCTTTTTGTCTTCGGATCCGATCAAATTGTCTGCCCTTGCCAAGTCTGCCGGGATAGAAAAAACAGAAGCCCGAGAACTCCTAGACGAACTCATTCTCGACTACCAAGAAAAAGAAGGCGGTTTTTTACTTAGAGAAATTGCTGGTGGTTACCAATTCATCACAAATCAAAAATACAGCGAAGTTCTCGCACATATCTTTAAAGATAAAAAAAGAGAAACCCTTTCTCGGGGAACTTTGGACACTCTTGCTATCATAGCTTACAAACAACCCATTACACTAACAGAGTTAGATGAAATTCGCGGTGTCTCTTCTCGTGCCATGGTGGCAAGCCTCATGTCTAAAAAATTGGTGAAAGCTGTGGGTCAAAAAGAAGTTCCCGGCAGACCCACGTTATACGGAACCACAAACGAATTTCTGTTACACTTTGGACTCAGCAAACTTACGGACCTTCCTACACCTGTGGAAGTGAAGGAACTTAAGTTCGAAGAATTTTCTCCTGAATCCATCATTGTTACCGATGAAACAGAAATGAATCCTGATTTCGATTTGAGTACACTACCAGAAGAATTACAAGACGGGGCTTAA
- a CDS encoding segregation and condensation protein A: MSQTPEFIVRWQNQDGGLTEGPLTVLWSLIDSYKVDIFEVSLSRITSDFIQFLRTSQSLSIELTSEFAVMAAHLVYLKSKALLPDPGFEEEDYNPPLPKELVDKLLEHKKFQMAGQRLAELDRLTAGMFTRETNQVLDETEVWLDVSLVDLISAFNSILEQESSNEVEDLLPIYEGVAQYSVEDKMEYLRNLLDNTGEIHFMDLFESEKPEKKEIVAAFLAVLEVVKIRVCRVLQHAVFGEIKIVKV; the protein is encoded by the coding sequence GTGTCCCAAACCCCGGAGTTTATCGTCCGGTGGCAGAACCAGGACGGAGGATTGACAGAAGGACCGTTAACGGTTCTATGGTCTCTGATTGATAGTTATAAGGTTGATATTTTTGAAGTCTCCCTTTCGCGTATCACATCCGATTTCATTCAATTTTTGAGAACGAGTCAGTCTTTGTCGATTGAACTTACATCTGAGTTCGCCGTGATGGCGGCTCATTTGGTATATTTAAAATCAAAAGCTTTATTGCCGGATCCTGGTTTTGAGGAAGAGGATTACAATCCTCCTCTTCCGAAGGAACTCGTAGACAAACTATTAGAACACAAAAAATTCCAAATGGCCGGACAACGTTTGGCGGAGTTGGACCGGTTGACTGCGGGAATGTTCACCCGGGAAACCAACCAGGTTTTGGATGAAACGGAAGTTTGGTTGGACGTAAGCCTTGTGGACCTCATCTCCGCATTTAATTCTATTTTGGAACAGGAAAGTTCCAATGAGGTAGAAGACCTTCTACCCATCTACGAGGGTGTGGCTCAATACTCCGTAGAGGACAAAATGGAGTATTTACGAAATCTTTTAGATAATACTGGCGAAATCCACTTTATGGATTTGTTCGAATCAGAAAAACCGGAAAAAAAAGAAATCGTCGCTGCCTTCCTGGCAGTATTGGAAGTTGTTAAAATCCGAGTTTGCAGAGTGCTCCAACATGCAGTTTTCGGTGAAATCAAAATAGTCAAGGTTTAG
- a CDS encoding response regulator has translation MARILVVDDAKFMRTLVKDALVGAGHEIVGEAENGNIAVEQYKNLKPDLVTMDITMREKDGIEATKEIIKFDASAKIIMVTALGQEDLLAKAIKMGVKDFVVKPFPPERLQQAAAKALGL, from the coding sequence ATGGCAAGAATTTTGGTTGTAGATGATGCAAAATTCATGAGAACGCTCGTAAAAGATGCGTTAGTTGGGGCAGGTCACGAGATCGTAGGTGAAGCAGAGAATGGTAATATTGCGGTGGAACAATACAAAAACCTCAAACCAGATCTGGTCACGATGGACATTACCATGCGTGAAAAAGATGGAATCGAAGCAACAAAAGAAATTATCAAATTTGATGCTTCAGCCAAAATCATTATGGTAACGGCACTTGGTCAAGAAGATCTACTTGCGAAGGCAATTAAGATGGGTGTAAAGGATTTTGTTGTAAAACCTTTCCCACCAGAAAGATTGCAACAAGCAGCAGCAAAAGCACTGGGTTTATAA
- a CDS encoding protein-glutamate methylesterase/protein-glutamine glutaminase: protein MNKKPTVAIIDDSLLVRNILSDALTKKDEVQVIATGKTGMDCIDLAGKLKPDFIVLDIEMPIMDGLTALAEIKKLKLPSHVIMLSVLTQHGADATFKALELGAVDFIPKPSSGNQFSPEDIAAVLSAKIKGFSDSRLPSIETLVRPERIERQLNKSFQKPIKVEAIGIGTSTGGPKALQTVFASLPEDFAKPIFVVQHMPAGFTKAFADRLNSLSKIQVKEAEDGDLVQSGTAYIAPGDYQMKVVTKGKDHVIELTHTGQVNGHRPSIEVLFDSMVEAYGGDHLLSMIMTGMGKDGSHAINNIHAKGGITLAQNEATSVVYGMNRVAVELGGIDFVLPVDELVPKMIELLKSRGN from the coding sequence ATGAATAAAAAACCAACCGTTGCCATCATAGACGACTCACTTCTTGTGAGGAATATATTAAGTGATGCCCTCACCAAAAAGGATGAAGTGCAGGTTATCGCTACCGGTAAAACCGGAATGGATTGTATTGATTTAGCAGGAAAACTAAAACCAGACTTTATTGTTTTGGACATTGAGATGCCCATAATGGATGGTCTGACGGCCCTGGCAGAGATCAAAAAATTAAAACTGCCAAGCCATGTGATTATGCTTTCGGTGCTTACGCAACATGGTGCTGATGCCACATTCAAAGCATTGGAACTTGGGGCGGTAGATTTCATTCCGAAGCCGTCCAGTGGAAATCAGTTCTCTCCAGAAGATATTGCTGCGGTATTGTCCGCAAAAATTAAAGGATTTTCCGATTCTAGACTGCCTAGTATCGAAACTTTGGTTCGACCAGAGCGAATTGAACGCCAATTAAATAAAAGTTTTCAAAAACCAATCAAAGTAGAGGCTATCGGAATTGGAACCTCCACTGGAGGACCGAAAGCTTTGCAGACTGTTTTTGCGAGTCTTCCAGAAGACTTTGCAAAACCGATCTTTGTGGTACAACACATGCCTGCGGGGTTTACGAAGGCGTTTGCAGACAGATTGAATTCCTTGTCTAAAATACAAGTGAAAGAAGCGGAAGATGGTGATCTTGTACAATCGGGAACCGCATACATCGCTCCTGGTGATTACCAAATGAAGGTAGTAACCAAGGGAAAGGATCATGTCATTGAACTCACCCACACAGGGCAAGTCAATGGACACAGACCATCGATAGAAGTATTGTTTGATAGTATGGTTGAAGCTTACGGTGGGGATCATCTTTTATCCATGATCATGACTGGTATGGGAAAAGACGGGTCACACGCAATCAACAACATTCACGCCAAGGGAGGTATTACTCTGGCGCAGAATGAAGCAACATCGGTAGTTTATGGAATGAACCGTGTTGCAGTGGAACTGGGAGGAATTGATTTTGTTCTTCCGGTAGATGAATTAGTACCAAAGATGATTGAATTATTAAAGTCGAGAGGGAATTAA
- a CDS encoding chemotaxis protein CheW, translated as MAGILGEYTEVFLEESEDQIEELNSNLVKLEKDHENPEIINDIFRAAHSLKSSSAFVGLYNLSDLSHTMENLLQKIREGSLEINVKLVNLLFECFDLIKQVIEGVANGVKVETPFTDMIKKLQDYEASQTQTGVSSGAPKSSGSDKTTDNTNSSITLTEEEISEIRQSLKEDSDLTAFSVNLKLKNDTPMQNLRLLLILQSVKTVGCDHQMNPTEDALDNGQGSFALSFVTVTKLNRHELHVQCNIDMVDSLSVEEIKLPETEMEALEKRSDSTSIQTSNHPSGQSDSEEKHATKGSANFDKAVTDSKVVMRTIKVSSDKLDQLMNNVGELVITNSGFQKIYDDLVAQFGEDSLFNELKGKIDQINRISKDLQTGIMNIRMVPIGSVFNRFTRLIRDLSLETGKQVNLVLRGENTELDKKVIDAIGEPLIHLIRNSVDHGIESPAERRAAGKPEEGTVELNAYQGGSNILVEIRDDGKGLNKDKILKKAIERGLVNESDAQNLSESDIFQFIFAPGFSTADKISDISGRGVGMNVVNKLIEEFKGKILIHSEEGKGSSFTLSFPQALAIIPSILVIMEEEVYAFPLSEVSETIKVNLDQITTLEGHEIINLRGEVLPIYRLNRILGLADKQEMVEVPVVIVNYKTRKLGFMVDDLIGKHETVIKSLGKNFKDIQGLTGATIMGDGTIILVLDIPGLVEIAADKVDWTDQLVAGEMMKRASTIRSLEMSDSEFMFKSNHPTNRYNAKLIELRAKDKSRVKKDKHKIEKHIIVPKEEVYAEEPATNLKIATEVIKTETVVNGDSGGSSHSSTATLVIDHKTDEIHRLADVAKIENVKLTEREQAAEIIKGFVEQKEERLNQVAALNSEAINEIMSSKDIKKLENIVNTGMMNAGVVLSQLVGKDVELFIPEIKLTDREGLAKEFRYSMDQFFGMKIRMTGDLNGNLLMMFSEENGSEIAKELLGSEDAKYAEGSLHKLSEDMVSVLSEISNIVCSSVMNSLSNKLKKEILPSVPEMITGSFMDVIDIVKPERTKFLSMHTEFNHQGSNLIGVLVFLPDFDELVDLIHKS; from the coding sequence TTGGCTGGAATTTTAGGCGAATACACAGAAGTTTTCCTGGAAGAATCCGAGGATCAAATTGAGGAATTAAATTCCAATTTGGTGAAACTCGAAAAGGATCATGAAAACCCGGAAATCATCAATGACATCTTTCGTGCGGCACACTCTTTAAAAAGTTCCTCTGCCTTCGTCGGACTCTATAACTTGTCCGATTTGTCTCACACGATGGAAAACCTTCTCCAGAAAATTCGAGAAGGGAGTTTAGAAATCAACGTTAAGTTGGTAAATTTATTATTTGAATGTTTTGATCTTATTAAACAGGTGATCGAAGGAGTTGCCAACGGAGTTAAGGTGGAGACACCTTTTACAGATATGATTAAAAAACTCCAGGACTATGAGGCTTCTCAGACTCAAACTGGCGTTAGCTCTGGTGCTCCTAAATCAAGTGGCTCTGATAAAACTACAGATAACACTAATTCTTCCATCACTCTCACAGAAGAAGAAATTTCTGAAATTCGCCAATCCTTAAAAGAGGATAGTGACCTTACTGCATTCTCTGTGAACTTGAAGTTAAAAAATGATACCCCGATGCAGAACTTAAGGCTTCTCCTTATTTTGCAATCCGTCAAAACAGTCGGGTGTGATCATCAAATGAATCCTACCGAAGATGCTCTGGACAATGGCCAGGGGAGTTTTGCACTTTCCTTTGTGACTGTCACAAAACTAAACAGGCACGAGTTACATGTTCAGTGTAATATTGATATGGTGGATTCACTTTCTGTGGAAGAAATCAAACTCCCAGAAACAGAAATGGAAGCCCTAGAAAAAAGGTCCGATTCTACATCTATCCAAACTTCAAACCATCCGTCAGGCCAGTCCGATTCAGAAGAAAAACATGCCACCAAAGGTTCTGCTAATTTTGATAAGGCGGTAACTGACTCCAAAGTGGTAATGAGAACGATTAAAGTTTCTTCTGACAAACTAGACCAACTGATGAATAACGTTGGAGAACTTGTAATCACAAACTCTGGATTCCAAAAGATCTATGATGATTTAGTGGCACAGTTCGGCGAAGATTCATTATTCAATGAACTCAAAGGAAAAATCGATCAAATCAATCGAATTTCCAAAGATTTACAAACGGGAATTATGAACATTCGAATGGTTCCGATTGGATCTGTATTTAACAGGTTCACAAGACTCATTCGAGATCTTTCTTTAGAAACCGGAAAACAAGTAAACTTAGTTCTTCGCGGTGAAAACACAGAACTTGATAAAAAAGTAATCGATGCGATTGGCGAGCCACTCATCCATCTCATTCGTAATTCCGTAGACCATGGAATTGAATCTCCTGCCGAAAGAAGAGCAGCGGGGAAACCAGAAGAAGGAACGGTGGAACTCAATGCTTACCAAGGTGGGTCCAATATCCTTGTAGAAATCCGCGACGATGGTAAGGGTTTAAACAAAGACAAAATTCTAAAAAAAGCCATCGAACGTGGGCTTGTGAATGAGTCAGATGCCCAAAACCTTTCGGAATCAGATATCTTTCAGTTTATCTTTGCTCCTGGTTTTTCCACTGCGGATAAAATTTCCGATATTTCGGGGCGTGGTGTGGGGATGAACGTAGTCAACAAACTCATCGAAGAGTTTAAAGGCAAAATCCTCATCCATTCGGAAGAAGGTAAAGGTTCTTCTTTTACGCTTTCTTTCCCGCAAGCACTTGCCATCATTCCATCCATTCTCGTGATTATGGAAGAAGAAGTGTATGCGTTTCCTCTATCAGAAGTATCTGAAACCATCAAAGTTAATTTGGACCAAATTACCACTCTTGAAGGTCACGAGATCATCAACTTACGGGGAGAGGTATTGCCTATCTACCGTTTGAATCGTATCCTCGGGCTTGCCGACAAACAAGAAATGGTGGAAGTTCCTGTAGTCATCGTAAATTACAAAACGAGAAAACTGGGATTTATGGTAGATGATTTAATTGGAAAACATGAAACCGTAATCAAATCTCTTGGTAAAAACTTCAAAGACATCCAAGGTCTAACAGGTGCAACAATCATGGGTGATGGAACCATCATTCTTGTTTTAGACATCCCTGGTCTTGTGGAGATTGCTGCGGACAAAGTCGATTGGACTGACCAGTTGGTTGCCGGTGAGATGATGAAACGAGCATCTACAATTCGTTCTCTCGAAATGTCGGATTCTGAATTTATGTTCAAATCCAATCACCCTACCAATCGTTACAATGCGAAGTTGATTGAATTACGTGCAAAAGACAAATCACGTGTCAAAAAAGATAAACATAAAATAGAAAAACATATCATAGTTCCGAAAGAAGAGGTGTATGCAGAAGAGCCTGCGACCAACCTCAAAATCGCCACTGAAGTGATCAAAACTGAAACTGTAGTGAATGGAGATTCCGGTGGATCTTCACACTCATCCACAGCAACCCTTGTCATTGATCACAAAACAGATGAAATCCATCGTTTGGCAGATGTGGCAAAGATTGAAAATGTCAAATTAACAGAAAGAGAACAGGCCGCAGAAATCATCAAAGGTTTTGTGGAACAAAAAGAAGAACGATTGAATCAAGTGGCTGCTTTGAATTCAGAAGCTATTAACGAGATCATGTCTTCGAAAGATATCAAAAAACTAGAGAACATCGTCAATACAGGTATGATGAATGCTGGTGTCGTACTTTCTCAGTTAGTTGGTAAAGACGTAGAGTTATTTATCCCTGAAATCAAACTTACCGATCGCGAAGGACTGGCAAAAGAGTTTAGATACTCTATGGATCAGTTTTTTGGAATGAAAATTCGTATGACAGGAGACCTTAACGGAAATCTTCTTATGATGTTTTCTGAAGAGAATGGATCTGAAATTGCGAAAGAACTTTTGGGTTCCGAAGATGCAAAATATGCAGAAGGTAGTCTTCATAAACTATCAGAAGATATGGTCTCTGTATTATCGGAAATTTCTAATATTGTTTGTTCGAGTGTGATGAACTCACTTTCCAATAAATTGAAAAAAGAAATTTTGCCTTCAGTTCCTGAAATGATTACCGGTAGTTTTATGGATGTAATCGACATTGTGAAACCGGAACGAACAAAGTTTTTATCCATGCACACTGAATTTAACCACCAAGGAAGTAACCTAATTGGTGTTTTGGTATTCCTACCTGATTTTGACGAACTGGTAGATTTAATTCATAAATCATGA
- a CDS encoding chemotaxis protein CheW produces MDQETLLTSLAEKTKMEQESDLGDLEQFLTFTIDKEFFGIRLLLVHEILKPVLITRIPNVDDYILGVINLRGEIIPIVDLKKRFHGTDSEIFPISRIIVIMLDEKRIGILVDEVKQVVKIQKDFISYTTDDLSLNYSKMVESVSRYEDHLVLNLDLEQIVDFVSSAK; encoded by the coding sequence ATGGACCAAGAAACACTACTCACATCCCTGGCGGAAAAAACCAAAATGGAACAAGAGTCCGATCTGGGAGACTTGGAACAGTTCCTTACATTTACCATTGATAAAGAATTCTTTGGGATTCGATTGTTGTTGGTTCATGAAATTTTAAAACCAGTTTTAATTACTCGGATTCCCAACGTAGATGATTACATTTTAGGTGTGATCAACCTTCGTGGAGAGATCATTCCCATAGTGGATTTGAAAAAAAGATTTCATGGAACTGATTCTGAAATTTTTCCAATTTCACGTATCATCGTCATTATGTTAGATGAAAAGCGAATTGGTATTCTCGTTGATGAAGTCAAACAAGTTGTTAAAATCCAAAAAGATTTTATCAGTTACACAACTGATGACTTGTCGTTAAACTACAGTAAGATGGTTGAGTCCGTATCTAGATACGAAGATCATTTAGTTTTGAATTTGGATTTGGAACAAATCGTTGATTTTGTTTCGTCCGCAAAGTAA